The genomic DNA ATTAGTTAATGTTGAGATAATCGTAGCGTGTATTGATTCTTGCTGTGCAAGGGAATCCCAAAAAACTCTTATGTCATCAGGTTGGGGGAATTTTTCCGCTACTTTTAGATAAAATTGCTGCATTCTGAGCTCGAGTCCGCCCATTATGTTTAACAATTCTGAAGTAGAGTATGTGCTCGTATCATTCATAATTAGTTATTTGGAAAGATAGTCAGCCAGATTTTATCAGTCAAGAACTAATCGGAGTCAATTTGTCCGAATTAAAAAAACCGGGTACTTTCGTTCCGCAAGTAGGGCAGCTTCCTTCAGGTATTTCATCAATCAAGACAGCGTGCCAATCTCTTCTGATTAGCTCTCTGTTGCAATTCGAGCAATATGTAGTTGAAGCTTCGATATCTTTTACATTTCCCAGATAACAATACTTTAGTCCTGCACTCAATGCAATTTTTCTCGCCATCTTCAATGTTGAATGCTCCGTACGCGGCAGATCCTTCAACTTAAAATCAGGATGAAATGCGCTGAAATGCAAAGGCGAGTCCGTACCGATATTTTCAACGATCCAATCAACCATCCTTTTGAACTCGTCTTCTTCATCATTGAGAGTTGGAATTACCAGATTTGTGATTTCAATCCACACATCTGTTTCATTCTTCAACCAGCGAATTGTATCCAAAACAGGTTCAAGTTGCGATAGTGTTATCTTACCGTAAAACTCCTGTGAAAAAGCTTTTAGATCGATATTGGCAGCGTCCACATGTTTATAGGCTTCTATTCTCGCTTCAGGTGTTATATATCCGGCTGTAACCCATACACTTTTTATACCTTCTTCCCGAGCTAATTTGGAAATGTCCATCGCGTATTCCGCCCATATTGTGGGATCATTATATGTGAAGGCTATCGAAGGACAATCATTTTTTATTGCCAGACTAACAACGTTTTCGGGCGATGCTTCCAAACTTTGCGCTTCATCAATTTTTGCTTTGGATATATGCCAATTCTGGCAAAATTTGCAGCCGAGATTGCATCCTGCGGTACCAAAACTCAGCACGTTCGTTCCCGGAAGAAAATGGAATAACGGCTTTTTCTCAATCGGATCTATAGCGAAGCCTGTCGGTCTGCCATATGCCATATTATGTATTTTGCCGTCTATGTTCTTCCGAACGTAGCAAAAACCTGCTTTCCCCAATGGAATCTTACAATAACGGGGACAAAGGTTGCACTTAACCCTATCGTTCTCAATCGGTTCTTGCCAGAGTCCTATATGCGTGTTGTTACGCATTATATGACGTATATCCGAAGTATAACATCATCATATTTTAGTCCATTCAACTAACTTTAATTTTTCAAGATCTTCGATAATCCGCTCTGTGTTATCAATATCATATGGACCGTATAATGCGCTTACAATCTTATGAATTTGCGCTATTGTCCGCGCTCCATCCATAAAATTAACAATTTCATATCGGATTAAGTCAAAATCAGTTAACGAGTTATCGCTGTACCATTCATAATCAGCGCCTAATTGAGTCGAAAACCAAATGTCTGCGTAAGAATCCGAAACCGGTCCGATAAAATTTCTTTTCGGAATGCGCGCCGACGAACCTGATTTTCCTGGAATCGTTGGAGGTAAAGATAATCCAAGTCGACTCAACATCAGATTTTTCTCCGATTTGCCAAGTTCTTCCAAAGCGACGCTATACATTTCTCCGACTGCACTCCAGCCGCTATTCAATAACTGAATTGATTTCAATGCTTCTTTATCAATATCTGTTTGAAGGTCAATTTTATCCAGCAGATGCTGCTGATAGTATTCATCTATATTTTGCGCCGACAGATAGGAACCGCTCAAACCGAGATCAATAATTCGTTCTCTTGAACGAGCGAATGTAAGTAATGCAAGGTTATCAGCTTCCTTTTTACCAATAGATGTAAGCCATAAAGCAGTGTATGCACCAATTGTCATACATCTCTTAAGTGACGTAGGATCAACCTTATCCGGTGAATCTTCATTGGTATGATGGAATGGATCAGCCCAATATCCGATGGCTACTGTAGGAATACCGATGGAAGGGTCATTCATCATATCGTGGTCACTTCCCTGCATATACGGTTTAATGACATAACTAAAGATATTATTTGTTCCACCGGGGTCAACTATGTTCTTATTATCAACTGCTTTCAGGATTTCTTTAATCAGATCATTTAAGTAAGTTGGAGCGGATGCCGAAGTGGTGATAACATCCAATTTCGAATTTGTCAAATCGGTGTCTTCACCTACCATATCAAGGTTAATCCCGGCAAACGCACCCTTTAATTCTTTAATGTCTTTTGAAAGGTAAGCCATAGTCCCGAAATGTTCCGGAACCCATAAAAAGCGGATAGAACGAATTGGCTGCTCTACTCGTCCCGATTCTATAAGGTCATGAATAGCCCTGGCTATTTCTATTAATGCGGCGGAACCACTTGCGTTGTCGTTTGCTCCCGGTTTATAATGATCAAGATGCGCAATTAGCACAAATTGACCGGAATTCTTAACACTTCCGGGTATTAAAGCGGTGACAACAGCTAATTTACCTGAAATTAGCTTTGCATTTACATCCGCTTGCACGAATACTTTATCACCCGACTGTAAGATATCCAGTATTTTCTCTGAAGTTACTCTCGAAATCTGAAATCCGAACCCCGTTTTCTTCCTTTCGTCCCATGTGGGCCAAAGTCCATTATATCTGACTGCATCCCGCAGAAACGGCCTGTCATCATCCGCAGGACGTATTACTACTCCCCTTGCGCCTCTCTTGAGAACAGCCTCCCGATGCACTTTTCCTGCATATCCGTAAGCCAGAACCATCTTATCCTTGACGTCAACATTTTCGAAATCGTCAGATTCGGTGCCTTTTCCCACATCAACTAACTCCCCTGTCCATTTCCCACCGTTGGAAAGAGTTGTCAAACTCGTAGGAATTTTTAAATAATCAGCCAAATCAATCTTTGCGGGTTTAATCATTTTAAGCGTTCCGCTCTTGATTTCCCATGAAAGCGGTGATGTATACGCGTTATATCTCGTCTTTCCATCTGACCTGTACTTATGCAGTTTTATGTTTCTTATGCCAATTGCTTTAAGTTCTCCTTTAACATAATTCGCAGCATCCATAAATCCTTTTGTCGCCTGCACGCGATGATTAGAAGATATTTGCACTACATGTTCTTTTGCGCGTGTGCCTGAAACTTCATTTGCTATTAATTCAAGGAGAGATTCATCGATTATACTACCATTTTGGAACGGAAAAATTGTTCTCGGAATAAGCAGTAATAAAATCAAACCTAATTTTATTTTCATTAGTTCCCTTCCGTAATTGAAACGTCAATTACATTCTTATACATTTGCATATTATAACTTTTCCACTATAATATATATATGACTATAATAATAACGAATGCAATGAAAAACAGATTACTCAGAATCTTATTAGTTGGCATTTTATCGGGTTTATCAGCAGCTTCCGCTTTCACTCAGGTCAAAATCGGAGAGTTAGCTCCTGATTTCAGTTACGTTGACACTAACGGAGAAACTCATTCTTTATCTGATTATCGGGGAAAGGTTGTTTTTCTCGCCCTTATCGGATATGGCTGTCCATTCTGCCGTGCGGAGGCTCCTTCCACGGAAACGGATATTTGGCAATATTATCAATCCGAATCATTTCAATCTATTGCGTTAGAAACATGGAACGGTTCTCTCAGCCAGGCGATAACTTATGTTAATATTACTGGTATCACTTATCCTCTTCTTATCGGGGCAGGAAACACACTGAATTTATTTAGGATGACTTATGACAACTATCTTGTTATAGATCATCAGGGCATATTAAGGTATTCAAGCGCCGAAAATGGCGGTTTAGGTGAAAGGTACAGACTAAATGATATTAAGGATGCAATTGAGACCTATTTAGCAAAAACCGGATTGAACAGCGCAAAAATTCCTTTAGATTTTAATATCTCCCAAAACTACCCGAACCCATTTAACTCTGTTACTACAATCAAGTACACTCTTTTAAAGAGCAGCCATGTAAGATTGGAAATTTATGATATGCGCGGCAGACTGATAAAAACATTGGTAAATAAAGTTCAGGCGCCTTCCGATTATTCGGTAGATTGGAATGCAGCCGGATTATCTACCGGCGTGTATTTCTATCGGTTAAGAGCTGATGACTTTGATGTTACCCGCAAAATGTTACTGATAAAATGAAACTTTACCTTTCTCTAATTGCAATTCTGCTGTTAAGCACTTTTACGCCGGTATTTTCTCAGGATAAAGCTCCTAAATTCTCTCTCCCCGATCAATACGGTGACATTGTCAGCCTCGACTCATATCTCGCGAAGGGTCCGGTTCTACTCGATTTTTGGGCCACCTGGTGCAAACCATGTAAAGAATATTTTCCCCATCTTGAGGCGCTTCATCTCGAGTTTGAAATGAAAGGTCTCACGATATTGGGAATCAGCGAGGACGGCCCTCGCAATAAAAGGAAGATACGTTCCTTTCTTCGTTCCCATCGAGCCACATTTCCAATTCTTTTGGATGAAACAGCGGAAGTAATGTCTGATTATGGTGTCTTCAGTTTGCCGACGTGGTTCCTTATCGGTATGG from Candidatus Neomarinimicrobiota bacterium includes the following:
- a CDS encoding TlpA family protein disulfide reductase, giving the protein MKLYLSLIAILLLSTFTPVFSQDKAPKFSLPDQYGDIVSLDSYLAKGPVLLDFWATWCKPCKEYFPHLEALHLEFEMKGLTILGISEDGPRNKRKIRSFLRSHRATFPILLDETAEVMSDYGVFSLPTWFLIGMDGNIVKRHRGYTIGDETVLRNAIISILSEDDEG
- the amrS gene encoding AmmeMemoRadiSam system radical SAM enzyme, producing MRNNTHIGLWQEPIENDRVKCNLCPRYCKIPLGKAGFCYVRKNIDGKIHNMAYGRPTGFAIDPIEKKPLFHFLPGTNVLSFGTAGCNLGCKFCQNWHISKAKIDEAQSLEASPENVVSLAIKNDCPSIAFTYNDPTIWAEYAMDISKLAREEGIKSVWVTAGYITPEARIEAYKHVDAANIDLKAFSQEFYGKITLSQLEPVLDTIRWLKNETDVWIEITNLVIPTLNDEEDEFKRMVDWIVENIGTDSPLHFSAFHPDFKLKDLPRTEHSTLKMARKIALSAGLKYCYLGNVKDIEASTTYCSNCNRELIRRDWHAVLIDEIPEGSCPTCGTKVPGFFNSDKLTPISS
- a CDS encoding DUF4910 domain-containing protein, whose translation is MKIKLGLILLLLIPRTIFPFQNGSIIDESLLELIANEVSGTRAKEHVVQISSNHRVQATKGFMDAANYVKGELKAIGIRNIKLHKYRSDGKTRYNAYTSPLSWEIKSGTLKMIKPAKIDLADYLKIPTSLTTLSNGGKWTGELVDVGKGTESDDFENVDVKDKMVLAYGYAGKVHREAVLKRGARGVVIRPADDDRPFLRDAVRYNGLWPTWDERKKTGFGFQISRVTSEKILDILQSGDKVFVQADVNAKLISGKLAVVTALIPGSVKNSGQFVLIAHLDHYKPGANDNASGSAALIEIARAIHDLIESGRVEQPIRSIRFLWVPEHFGTMAYLSKDIKELKGAFAGINLDMVGEDTDLTNSKLDVITTSASAPTYLNDLIKEILKAVDNKNIVDPGGTNNIFSYVIKPYMQGSDHDMMNDPSIGIPTVAIGYWADPFHHTNEDSPDKVDPTSLKRCMTIGAYTALWLTSIGKKEADNLALLTFARSRERIIDLGLSGSYLSAQNIDEYYQQHLLDKIDLQTDIDKEALKSIQLLNSGWSAVGEMYSVALEELGKSEKNLMLSRLGLSLPPTIPGKSGSSARIPKRNFIGPVSDSYADIWFSTQLGADYEWYSDNSLTDFDLIRYEIVNFMDGARTIAQIHKIVSALYGPYDIDNTERIIEDLEKLKLVEWTKI
- a CDS encoding T9SS type A sorting domain-containing protein, producing MKNRLLRILLVGILSGLSAASAFTQVKIGELAPDFSYVDTNGETHSLSDYRGKVVFLALIGYGCPFCRAEAPSTETDIWQYYQSESFQSIALETWNGSLSQAITYVNITGITYPLLIGAGNTLNLFRMTYDNYLVIDHQGILRYSSAENGGLGERYRLNDIKDAIETYLAKTGLNSAKIPLDFNISQNYPNPFNSVTTIKYTLLKSSHVRLEIYDMRGRLIKTLVNKVQAPSDYSVDWNAAGLSTGVYFYRLRADDFDVTRKMLLIK